The Arthrobacter russicus genome has a segment encoding these proteins:
- a CDS encoding DUF3263 domain-containing protein codes for MAVTLEDLNAGIHPGDTALSERDQQVLALERHWWKYAGAKEQAIRELFDLSATHYYQILNALIDTDDALAYDPMLVKRLRRLRSTRQRARTARRLGN; via the coding sequence GTGGCAGTAACACTCGAAGACCTCAACGCCGGAATCCACCCCGGGGACACTGCTTTGAGCGAGCGCGATCAGCAAGTGCTGGCGCTGGAACGGCACTGGTGGAAGTACGCCGGAGCCAAGGAACAGGCGATCCGCGAGCTCTTCGATCTGTCCGCCACGCACTACTACCAGATCCTCAATGCGCTCATCGACACCGATGACGCGCTGGCCTATGACCCCATGCTGGTCAAGAGATTGCGTAGACTACGTAGCACGCGCCAACGCGCCAGGACGGCTCGCCGCCTGGGAAACTGA
- the groL gene encoding chaperonin GroEL (60 kDa chaperone family; promotes refolding of misfolded polypeptides especially under stressful conditions; forms two stacked rings of heptamers to form a barrel-shaped 14mer; ends can be capped by GroES; misfolded proteins enter the barrel where they are refolded when GroES binds), which translates to MAKIIAFDEEARRGLERGLNILADAVKVTLGPRGRNVVLEKKWGAPTITNDGVSIAKEIELEDPYEKIGAELVKEVAKKTDEVAGDGTTTATVLAQALVREGLRNVAAGADPLSLKRGIEKAVAAVTEQLLASAKEVETKEEIAATASISAADTQIGALIAEALDKVGKEGVITVEESNTFGLELELTEGMRFDKGYISQYFVTDAERQETVLEDPYILIVNSKISNVKDMVAILEKVMQSGKPLLIIAEDVEAEALATLIVNKIRGLFKSVAVKAPGFGDRRKAQLADIAILTGGQVISEEVGLSLENATLDLLGQARKVVVTKDETTIVEGAGDAEQIAGRVAQIRAEIDNSDSDYDREKLQERLAKLAGGVAVIKAGAATEVELKERKHRIEDAVRNAKAAVEEGIVPGGGVALIQAGVKAFETLDLEGDEATGANIVRVAIDAPLKQIAINAGLEPGVVVDKVRGLPVGHGLNAATGVYEDLLAAGVNDPVKVTRSALQNAASIAGLFLTTEAVVADKPQKNAPAAPGGDEMGGMGGF; encoded by the coding sequence ATGGCCAAGATCATTGCATTCGATGAAGAGGCGCGCCGCGGCCTCGAGCGGGGATTGAACATCCTCGCCGACGCCGTCAAGGTGACCCTCGGCCCGCGCGGCCGCAACGTCGTGCTGGAAAAGAAGTGGGGCGCCCCCACGATCACCAACGATGGCGTGTCCATCGCCAAGGAGATCGAGCTGGAGGACCCGTACGAGAAGATCGGCGCCGAGCTGGTCAAGGAAGTCGCCAAGAAGACTGACGAAGTCGCCGGCGACGGTACCACCACCGCTACCGTTCTGGCCCAGGCCTTGGTTCGCGAAGGCTTGCGCAACGTCGCAGCCGGCGCTGATCCGCTGAGCCTCAAGCGCGGCATCGAGAAGGCTGTCGCCGCGGTGACCGAGCAGCTGCTGGCTTCCGCCAAGGAAGTCGAGACCAAAGAAGAGATCGCGGCCACTGCTTCGATCTCCGCCGCGGACACCCAGATCGGCGCGTTGATCGCCGAAGCCCTGGACAAGGTCGGCAAAGAAGGCGTCATCACGGTCGAAGAGTCCAACACCTTCGGTCTGGAACTCGAGCTCACCGAGGGCATGCGCTTCGACAAGGGCTACATCTCGCAGTACTTCGTCACCGACGCCGAGCGCCAGGAGACGGTCCTCGAGGATCCCTACATCCTGATCGTCAACTCCAAGATCTCCAATGTCAAAGACATGGTCGCGATCCTGGAAAAGGTCATGCAGTCCGGCAAGCCCTTGCTGATCATCGCGGAAGACGTCGAAGCCGAGGCTTTGGCGACCCTCATCGTGAACAAGATCCGCGGGCTGTTCAAGTCGGTTGCGGTCAAGGCTCCCGGCTTCGGCGACCGCCGCAAGGCCCAGCTGGCCGACATCGCGATCCTCACCGGCGGCCAGGTCATCTCGGAAGAGGTCGGCTTGAGCTTGGAAAACGCCACGCTGGACCTGTTGGGCCAGGCGCGCAAAGTCGTTGTCACCAAGGACGAGACCACCATTGTGGAAGGCGCCGGCGATGCCGAGCAGATTGCGGGCCGAGTCGCCCAGATCCGCGCCGAAATCGACAACTCCGATTCCGATTACGACCGTGAGAAGCTGCAGGAGCGGTTGGCCAAGCTGGCCGGCGGCGTTGCCGTGATCAAGGCCGGTGCGGCAACCGAGGTCGAGCTCAAAGAGCGCAAGCACCGGATCGAAGACGCGGTCCGCAACGCCAAGGCCGCAGTCGAAGAAGGCATCGTCCCCGGCGGTGGCGTGGCTTTGATCCAGGCCGGCGTCAAAGCATTCGAAACCTTGGACCTCGAAGGCGATGAGGCTACTGGCGCGAACATCGTGCGGGTCGCCATCGATGCCCCGCTGAAGCAGATCGCGATCAACGCTGGTCTGGAGCCGGGCGTCGTCGTCGACAAGGTGCGTGGCTTGCCGGTCGGGCACGGCCTCAACGCTGCTACCGGAGTCTATGAGGATCTGCTCGCCGCAGGCGTCAACGATCCGGTCAAGGTGACCCGCTCTGCACTGCAGAACGCGGCCTCGATTGCCGGCCTGTTCCTGACCACCGAAGCCGTGGTTGCGGACAAGCCGCAGAAGAACGCTCCGGCTGCGCCGGGCGGAGACGAAATGGGCGGCATGGGCGGGTTCTAA
- a CDS encoding siderophore-interacting protein encodes MTVAPAVKPRPQTSLTVLRTEKLSEHMVRVISGGPGFADFQPNSSTDQYVKIHFLQPGIEYPEPVDVFALRESMPREHWPVTRTYTIRWVNPEQGELAIDFVVHGAEGLAGPWAAAAQPGDRLIVSGPGGGYAPDPAADWHLFAGDESALPAIAAAIESLPASARGLAFIEVGNEADVQTVRAPAGVELNWIFRDGDAAGTSGKLVQAVAAAAWPDGTVQAFVHGEREHVKALRDVLFKQRGLERNQVSISGYWAYGRSEDRFQAEKKEPIGKI; translated from the coding sequence ATGACCGTCGCACCAGCCGTGAAGCCCCGTCCACAGACCAGTTTGACCGTGCTCCGCACGGAAAAACTCAGCGAACACATGGTGCGGGTGATCTCGGGAGGCCCGGGTTTTGCCGATTTCCAGCCGAATTCGAGTACCGACCAATACGTCAAGATCCATTTCCTGCAGCCGGGAATCGAGTACCCGGAACCGGTGGATGTTTTCGCGCTGCGCGAATCGATGCCCCGCGAACACTGGCCGGTCACCCGCACCTACACGATTCGTTGGGTGAATCCGGAACAGGGCGAGCTGGCGATCGACTTCGTAGTGCACGGAGCCGAGGGGTTGGCCGGCCCCTGGGCGGCCGCGGCGCAACCCGGAGACCGGCTGATCGTCTCCGGACCGGGCGGCGGCTATGCCCCGGACCCGGCTGCGGACTGGCACCTTTTCGCCGGTGATGAATCGGCCTTGCCTGCCATCGCGGCAGCCATCGAGTCGCTCCCGGCTTCGGCCCGCGGCTTGGCCTTCATCGAAGTCGGCAACGAAGCCGATGTGCAAACGGTCCGGGCACCGGCCGGAGTCGAGTTGAACTGGATCTTCCGCGACGGCGATGCCGCCGGGACCAGCGGCAAATTGGTCCAAGCGGTAGCTGCTGCGGCCTGGCCGGACGGCACGGTGCAAGCTTTCGTGCACGGCGAGCGGGAACACGTCAAAGCACTCCGCGACGTGCTCTTCAAGCAACGCGGCCTGGAACGGAATCAAGTCTCGATCTCCGGCTACTGGGCCTACGGCCGCAGCGAAGACCGCTTCCAAGCCGAGAAAAAAGAACCGATCGGGAAGATCTAG
- a CDS encoding ribonuclease HI family protein, translated as MTIIAAADGSALGNPGPAGWAWYIDETAWRAGGWPHGTNNQGELMAVLDLFRATAHRPEEPLQILCDSQYVINCVTKWMPGWKRKGWRKADGKPVLNVELLKAIDAELIGRSYRFEWVKGHAGHELNEAADVRARSVATAYQNGTEPEAGPGFPGQAASAPQDSGAVVATPSTGPAEEPDLFSVLDDELPVQPDPLALLQGYDQELFGADASRAAVLLAEDFEEIGANGRWWDREAVLAEGALRPRNLQPFSATVDGDMAVLLYRGAETGSPLLQTSVWRRQGAQWRLRLRQSTPEAGPV; from the coding sequence ATGACGATCATCGCTGCCGCCGACGGTTCGGCGCTGGGCAATCCGGGGCCGGCCGGCTGGGCCTGGTACATCGACGAAACCGCTTGGCGAGCCGGGGGGTGGCCGCACGGTACCAACAACCAAGGCGAACTGATGGCGGTGCTGGATCTCTTCCGGGCCACCGCGCACCGGCCGGAGGAGCCGTTGCAGATCCTCTGCGACAGCCAGTACGTGATCAACTGCGTCACCAAGTGGATGCCCGGCTGGAAGCGGAAGGGCTGGCGCAAGGCCGACGGCAAGCCGGTGCTCAACGTCGAGCTGCTCAAAGCGATCGACGCGGAGCTGATCGGGCGCAGCTACCGCTTCGAATGGGTGAAGGGCCATGCCGGCCACGAGCTCAATGAAGCCGCAGACGTGCGGGCCCGTTCGGTGGCGACCGCTTATCAGAACGGCACGGAGCCGGAAGCCGGGCCGGGCTTCCCCGGCCAGGCGGCCAGCGCTCCGCAGGATTCCGGAGCGGTCGTGGCAACGCCGTCCACCGGGCCGGCCGAAGAGCCGGATCTGTTCTCGGTGCTCGACGACGAATTGCCGGTCCAGCCAGATCCGCTGGCCCTGCTGCAAGGCTACGATCAGGAACTTTTCGGCGCAGATGCCAGCCGGGCCGCAGTGCTGCTCGCAGAGGATTTCGAAGAAATCGGCGCCAATGGCCGTTGGTGGGACCGGGAAGCGGTGCTCGCCGAAGGGGCGCTACGGCCGCGGAACCTGCAACCGTTCAGTGCCACGGTCGACGGCGACATGGCCGTGTTGCTGTACCGGGGCGCTGAAACCGGCAGTCCACTGTTGCAGACCTCGGTGTGGCGCAGGCAGGGTGCGCAATGGCGGTTGCGGTTGCGGCAAAGCACTCCGGAAGCCGGGCCGGTTTAG
- a CDS encoding threonine/serine exporter family protein, which yields MVANDDRQADREAGSGEPKRPAERDPRPNSKPVPTVQQSRENLAAKRGLRRLVRSEAPPTAPMSIVERLAGSPYANPTIQVGGVDNSARRSIDFSLLLAETMFRFGAGALEVETSIIAVTAAFGLRNVEVDITNQSININYAPKNATPITLLRVVRSWTNNFAGLAEVHQLVTEIVAGDVSREQADRRLKAILNKPKPYPRWMVTLASGVFAACVVGVIGGGIWGALVALGSSVLVSLLNRRLAKWRVPDFFATAASAFLITVIALVFTGFQVPISPSAVITGGILLLLPSGRLVSAVQDAINGFPVTAAGRFLSVFLTFGAIVSGIAVASVLGVLLTDQNQNLLQNPDPVPPPLYLVLLLVTFATVLIGIAEQTLPKLLLPTAVAGLVGYLVLYVSALLGIGPRLAPAVAAVAVGVVARFVALRLGAPQLVVAVPSILFLLTGLSIFRAMFALTVSTESSLEGVTGLFNALVVILGVAAGVVLGDNVARPLWRRSFSVEGRRNRRR from the coding sequence ATGGTTGCAAACGACGATCGCCAGGCGGACCGCGAAGCCGGTTCCGGCGAGCCGAAACGTCCCGCGGAGCGCGATCCGCGGCCGAACTCGAAACCCGTGCCGACCGTGCAGCAATCGCGGGAGAACCTGGCGGCCAAGCGCGGGCTGCGCCGCCTAGTGCGCAGCGAGGCGCCGCCCACGGCACCGATGAGCATCGTCGAACGGTTGGCCGGCAGTCCCTATGCGAACCCGACGATCCAGGTCGGCGGGGTGGACAACTCCGCGCGCAGGTCGATCGATTTCAGCCTGCTTTTGGCGGAGACGATGTTCCGGTTCGGAGCCGGCGCGTTGGAGGTGGAGACCAGCATCATCGCGGTCACCGCGGCCTTCGGCCTGCGCAATGTCGAGGTGGACATCACCAACCAGTCGATCAACATCAACTATGCGCCGAAGAATGCCACCCCGATCACGCTGCTGCGGGTGGTGCGTTCTTGGACCAACAACTTCGCGGGTCTGGCCGAAGTCCACCAACTGGTCACCGAAATCGTCGCCGGCGATGTGAGCCGGGAACAAGCGGACCGGCGGCTCAAGGCGATCCTGAACAAGCCCAAGCCGTATCCCCGATGGATGGTCACGCTGGCCAGCGGCGTCTTCGCGGCCTGCGTCGTCGGGGTGATCGGCGGCGGAATTTGGGGTGCCCTGGTGGCTTTGGGATCGTCGGTCCTGGTGAGTCTGCTGAACCGCCGGCTTGCCAAATGGCGGGTTCCGGACTTCTTCGCGACGGCGGCCAGCGCGTTCCTGATCACCGTGATCGCCTTGGTGTTCACGGGCTTCCAGGTACCGATTTCACCGAGCGCGGTGATCACCGGGGGAATTTTGCTGCTCTTGCCGTCGGGCCGGTTGGTTTCCGCAGTACAGGATGCGATCAATGGCTTCCCGGTGACGGCTGCCGGCCGCTTCCTGTCCGTGTTCTTGACTTTCGGCGCGATCGTCTCCGGCATCGCGGTGGCTTCGGTGCTCGGTGTGCTGCTGACGGACCAGAATCAGAATCTGCTGCAGAATCCCGATCCGGTTCCGCCGCCGCTGTACCTGGTGTTGCTGTTGGTGACCTTTGCCACCGTGTTGATCGGCATCGCGGAGCAGACTCTGCCGAAGCTGCTGTTGCCGACCGCAGTGGCCGGGCTGGTCGGCTACCTGGTGCTCTACGTCAGTGCTTTGCTGGGCATCGGTCCGCGGCTCGCGCCGGCTGTGGCCGCCGTCGCGGTGGGCGTGGTGGCCCGATTCGTGGCGTTGCGCCTGGGCGCCCCGCAACTCGTGGTCGCGGTTCCGTCGATTTTGTTCTTGCTGACCGGCCTGTCGATCTTCCGGGCGATGTTCGCACTGACCGTCTCCACCGAATCGTCTTTGGAAGGCGTGACCGGTCTGTTCAATGCTTTGGTGGTGATTCTGGGCGTAGCCGCCGGTGTGGTGCTCGGCGACAATGTAGCCCGCCCACTGTGGCGGCGCAGCTTCTCCGTGGAGGGCCGGCGCAACCGGCGACGTTGA
- a CDS encoding uracil-DNA glycosylase: MPSNLSNREALDLLATDPLSSFSPDWAAALSALEPQFKEMGAFLKTEFAAAQEADGGPGFLPAPKHVLRAFEQPLSSVKVLVVGQDPYPTFGHPIGLSFAVERDVRPIPRSLGNIYKELREDLGIAPAEHGDLGSWSEQGVLLLNRVLSVRPGTPASHRGKGWEPITEAAIKAIVGRRSAAGARYPLVALLWGNDARNLTPLLEGAPTVASAHPSPLSASRGFFGSRPFSKINELLAKQGAAPIDWQIR, from the coding sequence GTGCCGTCGAATCTGAGCAACCGCGAAGCCCTGGACCTGTTGGCCACCGACCCGTTGAGCAGCTTCAGCCCGGATTGGGCCGCCGCGCTGTCCGCGCTGGAACCCCAGTTCAAGGAGATGGGGGCATTCCTGAAAACCGAATTCGCCGCCGCCCAGGAGGCCGACGGCGGCCCGGGTTTCCTGCCTGCGCCCAAGCACGTGCTCCGGGCCTTCGAGCAACCACTCAGCTCGGTCAAAGTATTGGTGGTGGGCCAGGACCCCTACCCCACCTTCGGGCACCCGATCGGCCTGTCCTTCGCGGTCGAACGGGACGTCCGGCCGATCCCGCGGAGCCTGGGCAACATCTACAAGGAATTGCGCGAGGATCTGGGCATCGCGCCGGCCGAACACGGCGATCTGGGCAGCTGGTCGGAACAAGGCGTGCTGTTGCTCAACCGCGTGCTCAGCGTCCGCCCCGGCACCCCGGCATCGCACCGTGGGAAAGGCTGGGAACCGATCACCGAAGCAGCGATCAAAGCGATTGTCGGACGGCGCAGCGCGGCGGGTGCGCGCTACCCCCTGGTCGCTTTGCTCTGGGGCAACGACGCCCGGAACCTCACCCCGCTGCTGGAGGGCGCACCCACCGTGGCCTCGGCCCACCCCAGCCCGCTTTCCGCCTCCCGCGGCTTCTTCGGCTCCCGACCATTCAGCAAGATCAACGAACTGCTGGCAAAACAAGGCGCGGCACCGATCGATTGGCAGATACGTTAG
- a CDS encoding LacI family DNA-binding transcriptional regulator produces MPNLKTVAEQVGVSISTVSNAYNKPDQLSSELRSRIFEAAAELGYAGPDAAARTLRSGKSWTIGLLMTERLSYGFSDPYAVQFLAGLTTACEARQIGVLLLPVVEDGSGNLRHPAIDAFATFGLDSDHPAARAFLDRNVPFVGGTRLDDPKTSWVAIDEAAASARIGQHLSRLGHRNVAVVVSANCSSSYQRSEFAGPEDLADLNSSARFAGLSAAMPEANLQVFNSAPNSVDAGRLAGETLLDQQNRPTAIICLADVQALGVLEAMKVRGLAPGKDVSLTGFDDIPAAAAAGLTTVHQPAFERGRLTGELLIDQERTDRQITLDTQLVVRSSTGPAPKPL; encoded by the coding sequence ATGCCGAACCTGAAGACCGTGGCCGAGCAGGTCGGGGTGAGCATCTCGACCGTTTCCAACGCCTACAACAAGCCGGACCAGCTCTCCAGCGAATTGCGCAGCCGGATTTTCGAAGCCGCCGCCGAGCTCGGTTACGCCGGCCCGGATGCCGCGGCCCGCACCCTGCGCAGTGGGAAATCCTGGACCATCGGCTTGCTGATGACGGAACGGCTCTCCTACGGCTTTTCGGACCCGTACGCGGTGCAGTTCCTCGCCGGCCTGACCACCGCTTGCGAAGCCCGGCAAATCGGCGTCCTATTGCTTCCGGTGGTCGAAGACGGCTCCGGGAACCTGCGGCATCCGGCGATCGATGCCTTCGCCACCTTCGGCCTCGACTCGGACCACCCGGCAGCACGGGCCTTCCTCGACCGGAACGTCCCCTTCGTCGGCGGCACGCGCCTCGACGATCCGAAAACCAGCTGGGTGGCCATCGACGAGGCTGCGGCTAGCGCTCGGATCGGCCAGCACTTGAGCCGGCTGGGGCATCGGAACGTCGCGGTCGTGGTCTCCGCCAATTGCAGCAGCAGCTATCAACGGTCCGAATTCGCCGGGCCGGAAGATTTGGCGGATCTCAACAGCAGCGCCCGTTTTGCCGGGCTTTCCGCGGCCATGCCGGAGGCGAACCTGCAGGTCTTCAACAGCGCGCCGAACAGCGTGGACGCCGGAAGGCTGGCCGGCGAGACCCTGCTGGACCAGCAGAACCGGCCCACTGCGATCATTTGCCTGGCCGACGTGCAGGCACTCGGCGTACTGGAGGCCATGAAGGTCCGCGGCCTGGCCCCCGGCAAAGACGTCTCGCTCACCGGCTTCGACGACATACCGGCGGCTGCGGCGGCGGGCCTGACCACCGTGCACCAACCGGCATTCGAGCGCGGCCGGCTGACCGGCGAGTTGCTGATCGATCAGGAACGGACGGACCGGCAAATCACCTTGGATACCCAACTGGTGGTCCGATCAAGCACCGGCCCCGCCCCCAAGCCCCTCTGA
- a CDS encoding lipid II:glycine glycyltransferase FemX, translated as MPIFTARFASAEEQEQWDEKVVSNPLGGNLLQSEAFAEVKAQYGWAVRFLVLESAEYTSYNLVLEKSFPFFGKLWYLTKGPDLAAVEHLPAALDAIRKLSSAQKLKVFAVKIEPDFLDGDAARSLLLASGLRKMPNLQPNDSTVLIDTTAEPEQILRSLSSRGRNAVRRAQREGVEVERVEPNEENYRIMYDLRAQTLAGKSSAGSREYAYYQKFWSGFVARGQGRLYFVREEGRVVVGAFVINYGRKGTYKDGGSSAKRARYGDSHLVQWVALNDLKNLPEPIVEYDLCGTPPADRIKDASHPYYGLGLFKTSFNKTVTDFVGCWDLPVDGFRYRLWSTVGERLARWINARRTGQEFY; from the coding sequence TTGCCGATTTTTACCGCACGCTTTGCCAGCGCCGAGGAGCAGGAGCAGTGGGATGAGAAAGTCGTCTCCAACCCCTTGGGCGGCAATCTCCTGCAGTCGGAGGCCTTTGCCGAAGTCAAGGCCCAATACGGCTGGGCGGTGCGATTCCTGGTCCTGGAATCGGCCGAGTACACCAGTTACAACTTGGTGTTGGAGAAGTCGTTCCCGTTCTTCGGGAAGCTCTGGTATCTGACCAAGGGGCCGGATCTGGCCGCGGTCGAACACCTGCCGGCGGCTTTGGACGCGATCCGGAAACTCAGCTCCGCGCAGAAGCTCAAGGTCTTCGCGGTCAAAATCGAGCCCGACTTCCTGGACGGCGACGCCGCCCGCTCGCTGTTGCTGGCTTCTGGCCTGCGCAAGATGCCCAACCTGCAGCCGAATGATTCGACGGTGCTCATCGACACCACCGCTGAGCCGGAACAGATCCTGCGCAGTCTCTCCTCGCGCGGCCGCAATGCCGTCCGGCGGGCGCAGCGGGAAGGCGTCGAAGTGGAACGGGTGGAGCCGAACGAGGAAAACTACCGGATCATGTACGACCTCCGCGCGCAGACGCTCGCCGGGAAGAGTTCCGCGGGCAGCCGGGAATACGCCTACTACCAGAAGTTCTGGAGCGGATTCGTGGCGCGCGGACAGGGCCGGCTGTACTTCGTCCGGGAGGAGGGGCGGGTGGTGGTGGGCGCCTTCGTGATCAATTACGGGCGTAAAGGCACTTACAAGGACGGCGGTTCTTCGGCCAAGCGCGCCCGTTATGGCGATTCCCACCTGGTGCAATGGGTGGCACTGAATGATCTGAAGAATTTGCCGGAGCCGATCGTCGAATACGATCTCTGCGGCACGCCACCGGCGGATCGGATCAAAGATGCCAGCCATCCCTACTATGGCCTGGGGCTTTTCAAAACTTCGTTCAACAAGACGGTCACGGATTTCGTGGGTTGCTGGGACCTGCCGGTGGACGGATTCCGTTATCGCCTTTGGTCCACCGTGGGGGAGCGGTTGGCCCGGTGGATCAATGCCCGGCGTACCGGACAAGAATTCTACTGA
- a CDS encoding TM2 domain-containing protein has protein sequence MSEKPSIPEPDSETARQEPAAYGTPAAFGTPQAYPAPANDAPPAYPAPPQNHSQQNYNQPNYSQPGYAPGYAGAMGKNKVLAGLLGILLGAFGVHNFYLGYTGKAVAQLLITVLSLGFLSFVSAIWGFTEGILILIGSDNFRTDAKGIPLVG, from the coding sequence ATGAGCGAGAAGCCAAGCATCCCGGAACCCGATTCCGAGACGGCCCGGCAGGAGCCGGCGGCGTACGGGACACCGGCGGCCTTCGGAACACCCCAGGCTTATCCGGCTCCAGCCAATGATGCGCCACCGGCCTACCCGGCTCCGCCACAGAACCACAGCCAACAGAACTACAACCAGCCGAACTACAGTCAGCCCGGCTACGCACCCGGGTATGCCGGCGCCATGGGCAAGAACAAGGTTCTGGCCGGGCTGCTGGGCATTCTGCTCGGGGCTTTCGGCGTGCATAACTTTTATCTGGGTTACACCGGCAAGGCCGTGGCCCAGTTGCTGATCACTGTGCTCTCGCTCGGGTTTCTGTCGTTCGTCTCCGCGATTTGGGGATTCACCGAAGGAATCCTGATTCTGATCGGCTCGGACAACTTCCGGACCGATGCCAAAGGCATTCCGCTGGTGGGTTGA
- a CDS encoding LytR C-terminal domain-containing protein gives MSKYPRDEFDNVPESSSRQGVHRTAMDAPRPGLWPIVAFAVVALLIGAAAFLVIPRLIGTAPAASGESSSGQSPSNSATADSPSPSSSAASTPPATPTAPSTPTTPPPPPVDKTQPVNVYNATTISGLSARVAQQVRADGWTVPLSANWQGYAQPSSVIFYNGAAQKPNADALGALLGITRLVDTADLGIPLAVVLGPGAQ, from the coding sequence ATGAGCAAATACCCGCGGGATGAATTCGACAACGTCCCGGAATCCTCTTCTCGGCAGGGAGTGCATCGCACCGCGATGGATGCGCCCCGGCCCGGCCTTTGGCCGATTGTGGCCTTCGCCGTAGTGGCGCTGCTGATCGGCGCGGCGGCATTCCTGGTCATCCCCCGGCTCATCGGCACCGCGCCTGCGGCCAGCGGCGAGAGCAGCAGCGGGCAGAGCCCCAGCAACTCGGCAACCGCCGATTCGCCGAGTCCGAGCAGCAGCGCGGCAAGTACTCCGCCGGCTACTCCGACGGCGCCGAGCACTCCGACGACTCCGCCGCCTCCGCCGGTCGACAAGACCCAGCCGGTCAACGTCTACAACGCCACCACGATCAGCGGCTTGAGCGCCCGGGTGGCCCAGCAGGTCCGCGCCGACGGTTGGACGGTTCCGCTGAGCGCCAATTGGCAAGGTTATGCCCAACCCAGCTCGGTGATTTTCTACAACGGCGCGGCCCAGAAGCCCAATGCCGACGCGCTGGGTGCCTTATTGGGCATCACCCGGCTGGTGGATACGGCCGATCTCGGCATTCCGCTCGCCGTTGTGCTCGGGCCCGGCGCGCAGTAA
- a CDS encoding Fpg/Nei family DNA glycosylase, producing MPELPELVGLSSYLAAELRGQVLESLQIASFTALKTAGIQPPEMLGRTVESVRRHGKFLDLAFGPSAADDAGAHLVFHLAKAGWLKLGPRPGTGRSAPIKPGGYLTARLLFDRHKLDLTEAGTRKSLAIYLVRSADEVPGIATLGPDPLAPEFTLESLKQILAPKRAQIKGVLRDQKMIAGIGNAYSDEILHLAKLSPFAPSNALSEAQLATLYHSIVTILTAAVSAASGKPAAELKDAKRAGMRVHARTGEACPECGGTIREVAFADRTLQYCPGCQTGGKLLADRRMSKLLK from the coding sequence ATGCCTGAACTGCCGGAACTGGTCGGACTGAGTTCATACTTGGCTGCGGAACTGCGCGGCCAGGTATTGGAGAGCTTGCAGATCGCTTCGTTCACCGCGCTCAAGACCGCCGGGATCCAGCCACCGGAGATGCTGGGCCGGACGGTCGAGTCGGTGCGACGGCACGGAAAGTTCCTCGATCTCGCTTTTGGCCCCTCGGCCGCCGACGACGCCGGCGCCCACTTGGTTTTCCACCTCGCCAAAGCCGGCTGGCTCAAGCTCGGCCCGAGGCCCGGGACCGGGCGCAGCGCTCCGATCAAACCAGGCGGTTATCTCACCGCCCGCCTGCTTTTCGACCGCCACAAGCTGGACTTGACCGAAGCCGGCACCCGGAAAAGCCTGGCGATCTATTTGGTCCGTTCTGCCGACGAGGTTCCCGGCATCGCCACGCTGGGGCCGGATCCGCTCGCTCCTGAATTCACCTTGGAATCCTTGAAGCAGATCCTCGCGCCGAAACGGGCGCAGATCAAAGGGGTGCTCCGGGACCAGAAAATGATCGCCGGAATCGGCAACGCCTACAGCGACGAGATTCTGCATTTGGCCAAATTGTCGCCGTTCGCACCCAGCAACGCCTTGTCCGAGGCGCAACTCGCCACTCTGTACCACTCCATCGTCACGATCTTGACCGCTGCGGTCAGCGCTGCCAGCGGCAAACCGGCAGCCGAGTTGAAGGACGCCAAACGGGCGGGTATGCGGGTCCATGCCCGAACAGGTGAGGCTTGCCCGGAATGCGGCGGCACGATCCGCGAAGTCGCGTTCGCCGATCGGACGCTGCAGTACTGCCCAGGGTGCCAAACCGGCGGAAAGCTGCTGGCCGACCGCCGGATGTCCAAACTGCTCAAATAA
- a CDS encoding cold-shock protein has protein sequence MAQGTVKWFNAEKGFGFITVDDDGGDVFVHWSAIEMEGYRSLDEGQRVQFDVGQGPKGPQAEKVKAA, from the coding sequence ATGGCGCAAGGAACCGTCAAATGGTTCAACGCTGAAAAAGGCTTCGGCTTCATCACGGTCGATGACGATGGCGGCGACGTCTTCGTGCATTGGTCCGCAATTGAAATGGAAGGCTACCGCTCGCTCGACGAGGGGCAGCGGGTCCAGTTCGACGTCGGGCAGGGACCGAAAGGCCCGCAGGCCGAAAAAGTGAAGGCCGCGTAA